In a genomic window of Streptomyces katrae:
- a CDS encoding DUF6153 family protein, producing the protein MRTTRAERAGWAVGPAGFLVLVLAVLTGLIAMHGLGPGGLPQPGPDAMPHPYAASGAATPARHAPGATAGAPEAAASAPGACGRTHAGGAAHDGCGGGHARHADAACAAPGTSGTPVLPALAPAPGGVPAATAAAHAAPAGATAHGRAPPSLSELQLLRI; encoded by the coding sequence ATGAGGACGACGCGGGCGGAGCGAGCGGGGTGGGCCGTCGGCCCGGCCGGCTTCCTGGTGCTCGTCCTGGCGGTCCTCACGGGCCTGATCGCCATGCACGGACTGGGCCCGGGCGGCCTCCCGCAGCCCGGCCCGGACGCCATGCCCCACCCGTACGCCGCCTCCGGGGCCGCGACCCCTGCCCGGCACGCCCCGGGCGCCACGGCCGGTGCCCCCGAGGCAGCCGCGTCGGCGCCCGGCGCCTGCGGGCGTACCCACGCGGGCGGTGCCGCGCACGACGGGTGCGGGGGCGGGCACGCGCGGCATGCCGACGCCGCCTGCGCGGCCCCCGGCACCAGCGGCACCCCGGTCCTGCCCGCCCTCGCCCCCGCGCCCGGCGGTGTCCCCGCCGCCACGGCGGCCGCGCACGCGGCGCCGGCCGGGGCGACGGCGCACGGGCGTGCGCCCCCCTCCCTCAGCGAACTGCAGCTCCTGCGCATATAG
- a CDS encoding NUDIX domain-containing protein, with protein sequence MPDRPSPEAVRAYYAAQPSPLVAATGIVLDAGGRVLVLTPSYKEGLELPGGTVEDTETPEEGLSRELKEELDLAVPVGRLLAVDSCPPGALGRSLVVHVYLVGPLSDERAAALSFPDGEVSEARWLSPEDAVRQLPARLAPRLRAALAALYSGSLAHLVDGVAQPGSPAGYDPADRTAREHAGGYDAAAHRAARPKALTAANVLFTDGAGGVLLVRPGYGEPGRWLLPGGGVDSDLGETPRAAAAREVREEIGLDLAPGRLLAVNWSHRPGYPARVRFLYDGGVLDAAALARIRLAPAELLEWRTVPRRELRGLVGPHLRRQIKACLKALAEGTGPLELHRGRPV encoded by the coding sequence GTGCCCGACCGACCCTCACCCGAGGCCGTGCGCGCCTATTACGCCGCCCAGCCGTCCCCGCTGGTCGCCGCCACCGGGATCGTCCTCGACGCCGGCGGGCGGGTCCTCGTGCTGACCCCTTCCTACAAGGAGGGCCTCGAACTGCCGGGCGGGACGGTGGAGGACACCGAGACCCCGGAGGAGGGGCTTTCCCGGGAGCTGAAGGAGGAGCTGGACCTGGCCGTGCCGGTCGGCCGGCTGCTGGCCGTGGACTCCTGCCCGCCCGGGGCGCTCGGGCGCTCGCTCGTGGTGCACGTGTACCTCGTGGGACCGCTCTCCGACGAACGGGCCGCAGCGCTGTCCTTCCCCGACGGCGAGGTCTCCGAGGCCCGCTGGCTCTCCCCCGAGGACGCCGTGCGGCAGCTGCCCGCCCGGCTGGCGCCCCGGCTGCGCGCGGCGCTGGCCGCGCTGTACTCGGGTTCCCTCGCGCACCTCGTCGACGGCGTTGCCCAGCCCGGCTCCCCGGCCGGGTACGACCCGGCGGACCGCACGGCCCGGGAGCATGCGGGCGGCTACGACGCCGCCGCCCACCGGGCCGCCCGGCCGAAGGCCCTCACGGCGGCGAACGTGCTGTTCACCGACGGGGCCGGCGGGGTGCTGCTGGTCCGGCCCGGCTACGGCGAGCCGGGCCGCTGGCTGCTGCCCGGCGGCGGGGTCGACAGCGACCTCGGGGAGACCCCCCGGGCCGCCGCCGCGCGGGAGGTGCGCGAGGAGATCGGCCTGGACCTCGCCCCCGGCCGGCTCCTGGCCGTCAACTGGTCCCACCGGCCGGGCTACCCGGCGCGGGTGCGGTTCCTCTACGACGGCGGGGTGCTCGACGCGGCGGCGCTGGCCCGGATCCGGCTGGCGCCGGCCGAGCTGCTGGAGTGGCGGACCGTCCCCCGCCGGGAGCTGCGCGGGCTGGTCGGACCGCACCTGCGGCGCCAGATCAAGGCCTGCCTCAAGGCCCTCGCCGAGGGCACCGGCCCACTGGAGCTGCACCGCGGCCGGCCGGTCTGA
- a CDS encoding LysE/ArgO family amino acid transporter — protein MNNGITAALLAGFGTGLSLIVAIGAQNAFVLRQGARRHAVLWVVAICAVSDAALIALGVAGVGAFVTAWPAALTAVGIAGGGFLICYGVLAARRVLRPTPGAALTADGAGSGSARAAVLTCLAMTWLNPHVYLDTVLLLGSLAADRGDLRWAFGIGAGLASLTWFSTLGYGARLLSGVLAKPGAWRVLDGLVAATMVTMGGMLLARA, from the coding sequence ATGAACAACGGCATCACGGCAGCGCTCCTGGCCGGCTTCGGCACCGGCCTCTCCCTCATCGTCGCCATCGGCGCGCAGAATGCCTTCGTGCTCCGGCAGGGCGCGCGCCGGCACGCCGTCCTGTGGGTGGTCGCCATCTGCGCCGTGTCCGACGCGGCCCTCATCGCCCTCGGCGTGGCCGGCGTCGGCGCCTTCGTCACGGCCTGGCCGGCCGCCCTGACGGCCGTGGGCATCGCCGGCGGCGGGTTCCTCATCTGCTACGGGGTCCTGGCGGCGCGCCGGGTGCTGCGCCCGACCCCGGGTGCGGCCCTGACCGCCGACGGGGCCGGCTCCGGGTCGGCCCGCGCGGCCGTGCTGACCTGCCTGGCGATGACCTGGCTCAACCCGCACGTCTACCTGGACACCGTCCTGCTGCTCGGCTCGCTCGCCGCCGACCGGGGGGACCTGCGCTGGGCCTTCGGCATCGGGGCCGGCCTGGCCAGCCTGACCTGGTTCTCCACCCTGGGCTACGGGGCGCGGCTGCTGAGCGGCGTGCTCGCGAAGCCGGGGGCCTGGCGGGTGCTGGACGGGCTGGTGGCCGCGACCATGGTCACGATGGGCGGCATGCTCCTCGCCCGCGCCTGA
- a CDS encoding LysR family transcriptional regulator ArgP, which yields MDELPLDQVRTLLAVVDEGTFDAAAAALHVTPSAVSQRVKALEQRTGRVLLMRTKPVRATESGEVVVRFARQLARLERDARAELGMGTADGLGPVRLPIAVNADSLATWFLPVLSRVPQDPPVCFELYREDESHTTALLREGQVMAAVTSSPDPVAGCTAGALGLARYLPVAAPGFAARHLAGEPAVDLRTAPTIVFDRRDDLQDSFVRSLTGDGTGASPVRHRVPTSEGFRDAVAAGLGWGLVPEPQAEPLLRAGALVRLTPGRTLDVPLYWQQWKLDSPALAAVARLVAETARAALLPPGRPGSRGPAAGDRPR from the coding sequence ATGGACGAGCTTCCCCTGGACCAGGTGCGGACCCTCCTCGCGGTCGTCGACGAGGGCACCTTCGACGCGGCCGCGGCCGCCCTGCACGTGACGCCCTCCGCCGTCAGCCAGCGGGTGAAGGCCCTCGAACAGCGCACCGGCCGGGTCCTGCTGATGCGCACCAAACCGGTACGCGCCACCGAGTCCGGCGAGGTGGTGGTCCGCTTCGCCCGCCAGCTCGCCCGGCTGGAGCGCGACGCCCGGGCCGAGCTGGGCATGGGCACGGCCGACGGGCTGGGGCCGGTCCGGCTGCCGATCGCCGTGAACGCGGACTCGCTGGCCACCTGGTTCCTGCCGGTGCTGAGCCGGGTCCCGCAGGACCCGCCCGTCTGCTTCGAGCTGTACCGCGAGGACGAGTCCCACACCACGGCCCTGCTGCGCGAGGGCCAGGTGATGGCGGCCGTCACCTCCTCGCCGGACCCGGTGGCGGGGTGCACCGCGGGCGCGCTCGGGCTGGCCCGTTACCTGCCGGTGGCCGCCCCCGGCTTCGCGGCCCGCCACCTCGCCGGGGAGCCGGCGGTGGACCTGCGCACGGCGCCGACCATCGTCTTCGACCGCCGCGACGACCTCCAGGACTCCTTCGTCCGCTCCCTCACCGGCGACGGGACCGGCGCCTCGCCCGTCCGCCACCGGGTGCCGACCTCGGAGGGCTTCCGCGACGCGGTGGCCGCCGGGCTGGGCTGGGGCCTGGTGCCCGAACCGCAGGCCGAGCCGCTGCTGCGCGCGGGGGCGCTCGTACGGCTGACCCCGGGGCGGACCCTGGACGTACCGCTGTACTGGCAGCAGTGGAAGCTGGACTCGCCCGCCCTGGCGGCGGTGGCCCGGCTGGTCGCCGAGACCGCCCGCGCGGCCCTCCTGCCCCCGGGCCGGCCCGGCTCCCGGGGGCCCGCCGCCGGGGACCGCCCGCGCTGA
- a CDS encoding dihydrofolate reductase family protein, producing MRKITAELFVSLDGVVEAPHEWHFPYFNDEMGAAVEAVVGTADTLLLGRRTYDGFAGAWPEREAAGGEDAAFAKRLGDTRKVVVSRGTPDLGWRNAELLRGGLVEGVRALKNEPGDGRVAISGSVSVVRQLLAAGELDRLHLLVHPLAVGRGMRLFAEDGPPLPLRLVSCETFETGVLNLFYAPATAPGSATYEDAKAHLPREDAG from the coding sequence ATGAGGAAGATCACCGCAGAGCTGTTCGTATCCCTCGACGGCGTCGTGGAGGCCCCCCACGAGTGGCACTTCCCGTACTTCAACGACGAGATGGGCGCCGCCGTCGAGGCGGTCGTCGGCACGGCCGACACCCTGCTGCTCGGCCGGCGGACCTACGACGGTTTCGCCGGGGCCTGGCCGGAGCGCGAGGCCGCGGGCGGCGAGGACGCGGCCTTCGCCAAGCGGCTCGGCGACACGCGCAAGGTCGTGGTCTCGCGCGGCACCCCGGACCTCGGCTGGCGCAACGCCGAGCTGCTCCGCGGCGGCCTCGTCGAGGGGGTCAGGGCCCTGAAGAACGAGCCGGGCGACGGCCGCGTCGCGATCAGCGGCTCGGTGTCGGTGGTCCGCCAGCTGCTGGCCGCGGGCGAACTCGACCGGCTGCACCTGCTGGTGCACCCCCTCGCAGTCGGCCGGGGCATGCGGCTGTTCGCCGAGGACGGGCCCCCGCTCCCCCTGAGGCTGGTTTCCTGCGAGACCTTCGAGACCGGCGTCCTGAACCTCTTCTACGCCCCCGCCACGGCCCCCGGCAGCGCCACGTACGAGGACGCCAAAGCCCACCTGCCGCGGGAGGACGCCGGGTGA
- a CDS encoding serine/threonine-protein kinase — MGVVAKAVDEVLGREVAVKLLRAYTDAGPAELADLRTRMQREAQAAARIRHTGVVTVHDVTEDQGLPVIVMELVDGPSLDAVVAQRGALDPYEAAAIGAKLMDALDAAHRAGVLHRDVKPGNVLLERGGRVVLTDFGIASMQSPDDEELAKLTRSGEIVGSLDYLPPERAQGREPGPASDIWSLGMTLYAAVEGVSPFRRTSVWSTLSAIVAEPLPEARRAGPLGPVLQALMAKEPESRPTADQARALLEAVAAGGAGTAAGQAGTATGTGPATAAGPAGPAGLPGQPAGAVPPDRAGAAGAPGPGTALAQPAAAGFGPPPTAPSPLAPPPSGTGPAAAPGAGSFTEPGGAPFASSGAGPSAGPAAGSVTGPGGVSFTTPGAGAPAGFGPPPAAAGAGVPFPQQRSQGPSPYDPFPPHGTPQGAPHGTPQGGPHGTPQGNPHGTPSGRPPAGAGGAGGRGRGRGRIAVAVAVVAVLAAGGATYALTSSGGGKKARTTAGPPASATASPAPGDLHGTASPAPSPSPSRSGPSATPSRTPGTASPSASAPSPAAAKPSPTPTGCAGWTHKDPKPGTYGYISGDHHLLAAPYQQCAQGSLVKSGTKLWYHCYIINSYGNQWTFVRVDGTNQTGWLYNRDLTGQKGSSPAC, encoded by the coding sequence ATGGGCGTGGTCGCGAAGGCCGTCGACGAGGTCCTCGGCCGGGAGGTCGCCGTCAAGCTGCTGCGGGCCTACACCGACGCCGGCCCCGCCGAACTGGCCGACCTGCGGACCCGGATGCAGCGCGAGGCGCAGGCCGCCGCACGGATCCGGCACACCGGTGTGGTCACCGTGCACGACGTGACCGAGGACCAGGGGCTCCCGGTCATCGTGATGGAACTCGTCGACGGCCCCTCGCTCGACGCGGTCGTCGCACAGCGCGGCGCGCTCGACCCCTACGAGGCCGCCGCGATCGGCGCGAAGCTGATGGACGCCCTCGACGCGGCCCACCGGGCCGGCGTCCTGCACCGGGACGTCAAGCCGGGCAACGTGCTGCTGGAGCGGGGCGGCCGGGTCGTCCTCACCGACTTCGGCATCGCCAGCATGCAGAGCCCCGACGACGAGGAGCTCGCGAAGCTGACCCGCAGCGGCGAGATCGTCGGCTCGCTGGACTACCTGCCGCCGGAGCGCGCCCAGGGCCGGGAACCCGGACCCGCCTCGGACATCTGGTCGCTGGGGATGACCCTGTACGCGGCGGTGGAGGGCGTCTCGCCGTTCCGCCGGACCTCGGTGTGGTCGACGCTGTCCGCGATCGTGGCCGAACCCCTGCCCGAGGCCCGGCGGGCGGGCCCGCTCGGCCCGGTGCTGCAGGCGCTGATGGCGAAGGAACCGGAATCCCGCCCCACCGCCGACCAGGCGCGCGCCCTGCTGGAGGCGGTGGCGGCCGGGGGCGCCGGGACCGCCGCGGGACAGGCCGGGACCGCCACGGGTACGGGCCCCGCGACGGCCGCCGGGCCGGCCGGGCCGGCCGGCCTGCCCGGGCAGCCGGCCGGGGCCGTGCCGCCGGACCGGGCCGGCGCGGCCGGTGCCCCGGGCCCGGGCACCGCCCTGGCGCAGCCCGCGGCCGCCGGCTTCGGGCCGCCGCCCACGGCCCCGTCGCCCCTCGCCCCGCCGCCGTCCGGCACCGGACCGGCCGCCGCGCCGGGTGCCGGCTCCTTCACCGAGCCCGGCGGCGCGCCCTTCGCGTCATCCGGCGCCGGCCCCTCGGCCGGCCCGGCCGCCGGCTCCGTCACCGGGCCCGGCGGTGTGTCCTTCACCACGCCCGGCGCCGGGGCGCCGGCCGGGTTCGGGCCGCCTCCGGCTGCCGCCGGGGCCGGCGTACCGTTTCCGCAGCAGCGCTCCCAAGGCCCGTCGCCCTACGACCCGTTCCCCCCGCACGGCACCCCGCAGGGCGCCCCGCACGGCACCCCGCAGGGCGGCCCGCACGGGACCCCGCAGGGCAACCCGCACGGCACCCCGTCGGGGCGGCCGCCCGCGGGCGCCGGCGGGGCCGGGGGCCGGGGGCGCGGGCGTGGCCGGATCGCGGTCGCCGTCGCCGTGGTCGCCGTACTCGCGGCCGGAGGCGCCACGTACGCCCTGACCTCCTCGGGCGGCGGCAAGAAGGCGCGCACCACCGCCGGACCGCCGGCCTCCGCCACCGCCTCCCCGGCCCCGGGCGACCTGCACGGCACGGCGAGCCCGGCCCCGTCCCCCTCCCCGTCCAGGTCCGGCCCCTCCGCCACCCCCTCGAGGACGCCCGGCACGGCGTCCCCCTCCGCGTCGGCACCCTCGCCCGCCGCCGCCAAGCCGAGCCCCACCCCGACGGGCTGCGCCGGCTGGACCCACAAGGACCCCAAGCCCGGCACCTACGGCTACATATCCGGCGACCACCACCTGCTGGCCGCGCCCTACCAGCAGTGCGCCCAGGGCAGCCTGGTCAAGAGCGGGACGAAGCTCTGGTACCACTGCTACATCATCAACTCGTACGGCAACCAGTGGACGTTCGTCCGCGTGGACGGCACCAACCAGACCGGCTGGCTCTACAACCGCGACCTCACCGGGCAGAAGGGATCGTCCCCCGCGTGTTAG
- a CDS encoding TOBE domain-containing protein translates to MESYTIGQAARLLGVSVDTARRWADAERFPTRREGTRRMVDGPDLAAFCVEAAQEGADGEESYTSARNAFPGIVTGVKLGTVDAQVEIQAGPHRIVSLLTREAVEELGLEVGSRATARVKSTSVFVDRG, encoded by the coding sequence ATGGAGTCCTACACCATCGGCCAGGCGGCCCGGCTGCTCGGCGTCAGCGTCGACACGGCCCGGCGCTGGGCCGACGCCGAGCGCTTCCCCACCCGCCGCGAGGGCACCCGCCGCATGGTCGACGGCCCGGACCTGGCCGCGTTCTGCGTCGAGGCGGCGCAGGAGGGGGCCGACGGCGAGGAGTCCTACACCTCGGCGCGCAACGCCTTCCCCGGCATCGTCACCGGCGTCAAGCTCGGCACCGTCGACGCCCAGGTCGAGATCCAGGCCGGCCCCCACCGCATCGTCTCCCTGCTCACCCGGGAGGCCGTGGAGGAGCTGGGCCTGGAGGTGGGCTCGCGGGCCACGGCGCGGGTGAAGTCGACCAGCGTCTTCGTCGACCGCGGCTGA
- the corA gene encoding magnesium/cobalt transporter CorA codes for MFSNLRRAVRRGYRRAVDLSHPARSPLGSAVVNCVVYQDGIRQEGCGEVEEALRRVRKTGEGFVWIGLHEPSQLELARLAELLGLHPLAVEDAVHAHQRPKVERYDDTLFAVFKTVRYVEHEELTATSEVVETGELMAFVGEDFVITIRHGGHGTLGPVREALEAEPEQLAKGPAAVLHAMADHVVDDYVAVTDAVQSDMDAVETAVFSEHGGRGDAGRIYQLKRELLELRRAVAPLGRPLEQLATQPIPVIPPDVRAYFRDVADHLTRSTEQIAAYDGLLDSILQAHLAQVTVAQNEDMRKITAWAAIVAVPTMVCGVYGMNFDHMPELHWTYGYPLVLAVMAVACYVIHRGFRRNGWL; via the coding sequence ATGTTCAGCAATCTGCGCCGGGCCGTACGCCGCGGCTACCGGCGGGCCGTCGACCTCAGCCACCCGGCCCGCTCGCCGCTCGGCAGCGCCGTGGTCAACTGCGTGGTCTACCAGGACGGCATCCGCCAGGAGGGCTGCGGCGAGGTCGAGGAGGCGCTGCGCCGGGTCCGCAAGACCGGCGAGGGCTTCGTCTGGATAGGGCTGCACGAGCCCTCCCAGCTGGAGCTCGCCAGGCTCGCGGAGCTGCTGGGGCTGCACCCGCTGGCCGTCGAGGACGCCGTCCACGCCCACCAGCGGCCCAAGGTGGAGCGCTACGACGACACCCTCTTCGCGGTGTTCAAGACCGTCCGCTACGTCGAGCACGAGGAACTGACGGCGACCAGCGAGGTGGTGGAGACCGGCGAGCTGATGGCCTTCGTCGGCGAGGACTTCGTCATCACCATCCGGCACGGCGGCCACGGCACCCTCGGTCCCGTCCGCGAGGCGCTGGAGGCCGAGCCGGAGCAGCTGGCCAAGGGTCCGGCGGCCGTGCTGCACGCCATGGCGGACCATGTGGTCGACGACTACGTGGCCGTCACGGACGCGGTGCAGAGCGACATGGACGCCGTGGAGACGGCCGTCTTCAGCGAGCACGGCGGGCGGGGCGACGCGGGCCGGATCTACCAGCTCAAGCGCGAACTCCTCGAACTGCGCCGGGCGGTGGCCCCGCTGGGGCGGCCGCTGGAACAGCTCGCCACGCAGCCGATACCGGTGATCCCGCCGGACGTCCGGGCGTACTTCCGGGACGTGGCCGACCACCTGACGCGGTCGACGGAGCAGATCGCCGCCTACGACGGGCTCCTCGACTCCATCCTCCAGGCGCACCTGGCACAGGTGACGGTGGCGCAGAACGAGGACATGCGCAAGATCACGGCGTGGGCGGCGATCGTGGCGGTGCCGACGATGGTGTGCGGGGTGTACGGCATGAACTTCGACCACATGCCGGAGCTGCACTGGACGTACGGCTACCCGCTGGTCCTCGCCGTCATGGCGGTGGCCTGTTACGTCATCCACCGGGGCTTCCGCCGCAACGGCTGGCTCTGA
- a CDS encoding chitosanase, with amino-acid sequence MFTPRRTTLAIGALLGATLLALPAAAQAAPAAPAPRAARAAAGLDDPAKKDIAMQIVSSAENSSLDWKAQYKYIEDIGDGRGYTAGIIGFCSGTGDMLDLVEYYTQVKPGNVLAKYLPALRKVNGSDSHAGLGPAFTRDWAKAAQDAEFKKAQDHERDRVYFDPAVRQGKSDGVGTLGQFVYYDAIVMHGDGTDPTSFRSIRKRALSKAKPPAQGGSETAWLNAFLDARVWAMKQEEAHSDTSRVDTAQRVFLKKGNLALNTPLDWKVYGDSYHIG; translated from the coding sequence GTGTTCACCCCTCGTCGCACCACCCTGGCCATCGGCGCCCTCCTCGGCGCCACCCTCCTCGCACTCCCGGCCGCGGCCCAGGCCGCGCCCGCCGCCCCCGCCCCCCGCGCCGCCCGCGCGGCGGCGGGCCTGGACGACCCGGCGAAGAAGGACATCGCCATGCAGATCGTCTCCAGCGCCGAGAACTCCTCCCTCGACTGGAAGGCGCAGTACAAGTACATCGAGGACATAGGCGACGGCCGCGGCTACACCGCCGGCATCATCGGCTTCTGCTCCGGCACCGGCGACATGCTCGACCTCGTCGAGTACTACACCCAGGTCAAGCCCGGGAACGTGCTCGCCAAGTACCTCCCGGCCCTGCGCAAGGTCAACGGCAGCGACTCCCACGCGGGCCTCGGCCCCGCCTTCACCAGGGACTGGGCCAAGGCCGCCCAGGACGCCGAGTTCAAGAAGGCCCAGGACCACGAGCGCGACCGGGTCTACTTCGACCCCGCCGTCAGGCAGGGCAAGTCCGACGGTGTCGGCACCCTCGGCCAGTTCGTCTACTACGACGCCATCGTCATGCACGGCGACGGCACCGACCCCACCAGCTTCCGCAGCATCCGCAAGCGCGCCCTGTCCAAGGCCAAGCCCCCCGCCCAGGGCGGCAGCGAGACCGCATGGCTGAACGCCTTCCTCGACGCCCGCGTCTGGGCGATGAAGCAGGAGGAGGCGCACAGCGACACCAGCCGCGTCGACACCGCCCAGCGCGTCTTCCTCAAGAAGGGCAACCTCGCCCTGAACACCCCGCTTGACTGGAAGGTGTACGGGGACTCGTACCACATCGGCTGA
- a CDS encoding DUF805 domain-containing protein has translation MNYYLDVIKRYADFQGRARRQEYWMFLLWNIPIVIVLTILDYALGSYPVITWIYTLAVFLPSLGVSVRRLHDTGKSGWWYLISLIPFVGFIWMIVLMATDGDAGPNAYGPSPKQIAA, from the coding sequence GTGAACTACTATCTCGACGTCATCAAGCGGTACGCCGACTTCCAGGGCCGCGCCCGCCGCCAGGAGTACTGGATGTTCCTCCTGTGGAACATCCCGATCGTGATCGTCCTGACGATCCTGGACTACGCGCTCGGCAGCTACCCGGTCATCACCTGGATCTACACCCTCGCCGTGTTCCTCCCGTCCCTGGGGGTCTCGGTCCGCCGGCTGCACGACACCGGGAAGTCCGGATGGTGGTACCTGATCAGCCTGATCCCCTTCGTCGGGTTCATCTGGATGATCGTCCTGATGGCCACCGACGGTGACGCCGGACCGAACGCGTACGGCCCCAGCCCCAAGCAGATCGCCGCCTGA
- a CDS encoding NADP-dependent isocitrate dehydrogenase, whose product MTDSTIIYTHTDEAPALATYSFLPVVQAYASTAGVNVETRDISLAGRIIALFPEYLEEGQRIADALAELGELAKTPEANIIKLPNISASIPQLKAAIAELQGQGYALPDYPDDPKSDEEREIRARYDKVKGSAVNPVLREGNSDRRAPGSVKNYAKTHPHRMGAWTPESKTNVATMGADDFRSTEKSAVMAEAGTLRIEHVAADGTTTVLRESVPVLAGEVVDASVMHVDALRTFLNDQIARAKAEGVLFSVHLKATMMKVSDPIIFGHVVRAFLPKTFARYGETLAAAGLSPNDGLGTILNGLGALADGDAIKASIDAEIAEGPALAMVDSDKGITNLHVPSDVIVDASMPAMIRTSGHMWGPDGAEADTLAVLPDSSYAGVYQAVVEDCRAHGAFDPATMGSVPNVGLMAQKAEEYGSHDKTFEIAAAGTVRVVDAAGNAVIEQEVAAGDIFRACQTKDLPIQDWVKLAVTRARATGAPAVFWLDETRAHDAQLIAKVKTYLADHDTDGLTIEILSPVEATKFSLERIRRGEDTISVTGNVLRDYLTDLFPILELGTSAKMLSVVPLMAGGGLFETGAGGSAPKHVQQLVKENYLRWDSLGEFFALAASFEHLSATTGNARAQVLADTLDRATGTFLNEDKSPTRRLGGIDNRGSHFYLALYWAQELAGQSDDAQLAAAFEPLAKTLAEQEETIVSELVAVQGTPADIGGYYQPDPVKAEAVMRPSATLNQALALLG is encoded by the coding sequence GTGACTGACTCGACCATCATCTACACGCACACTGACGAGGCCCCGGCCCTCGCGACGTATTCCTTCCTGCCCGTGGTGCAGGCGTACGCGTCGACGGCCGGTGTGAATGTCGAGACCCGTGACATCTCCCTGGCCGGTCGGATCATCGCCCTGTTCCCCGAGTACCTCGAGGAGGGGCAGCGCATCGCCGACGCCCTCGCCGAGCTCGGCGAGCTGGCGAAGACCCCCGAGGCCAACATCATCAAGCTGCCCAACATCTCGGCCTCGATCCCGCAGCTGAAGGCCGCGATCGCCGAGCTCCAGGGCCAGGGCTACGCCCTTCCGGACTACCCGGACGACCCGAAGTCGGACGAGGAGCGCGAGATCCGCGCCCGCTACGACAAGGTCAAGGGCAGCGCCGTCAACCCGGTCCTGCGCGAGGGCAACTCCGACCGCCGCGCCCCCGGCTCGGTGAAGAACTACGCCAAGACCCACCCGCACCGCATGGGCGCCTGGACCCCCGAGTCGAAGACGAACGTCGCCACCATGGGCGCCGACGACTTCCGCTCCACCGAGAAGTCCGCGGTCATGGCCGAGGCCGGCACCCTGCGCATCGAGCACGTGGCCGCCGACGGCACCACCACCGTCCTGCGCGAGTCCGTACCGGTCCTCGCCGGCGAGGTCGTGGACGCGTCCGTCATGCACGTCGACGCGCTGCGCACCTTCCTCAACGACCAGATCGCGCGTGCCAAGGCCGAGGGCGTCCTGTTCTCCGTGCACCTCAAGGCCACGATGATGAAGGTCTCCGACCCGATCATCTTCGGCCACGTGGTCCGCGCCTTCCTCCCGAAGACCTTCGCCCGCTACGGCGAGACCCTGGCCGCCGCCGGCCTGTCCCCGAACGACGGCCTCGGCACCATCCTGAACGGCCTGGGCGCCCTCGCCGACGGCGACGCCATCAAGGCCTCGATCGACGCCGAGATCGCCGAGGGCCCGGCCCTCGCGATGGTCGACTCCGACAAGGGCATCACCAACCTGCACGTGCCGTCCGACGTCATCGTCGACGCCTCGATGCCGGCCATGATCCGCACCTCCGGCCACATGTGGGGCCCCGACGGCGCCGAGGCCGACACCCTCGCCGTCCTCCCGGACAGCAGCTACGCCGGCGTCTACCAGGCCGTCGTCGAGGACTGCCGCGCCCACGGCGCGTTCGACCCGGCCACCATGGGCTCGGTGCCGAACGTCGGCCTCATGGCCCAGAAGGCCGAGGAGTACGGCAGCCACGACAAGACCTTCGAGATCGCCGCCGCGGGCACCGTCCGCGTCGTCGACGCCGCGGGCAACGCGGTCATCGAGCAGGAGGTCGCCGCCGGCGACATCTTCCGCGCCTGCCAGACCAAGGACCTGCCCATCCAGGACTGGGTCAAGCTCGCCGTCACGCGCGCCCGCGCCACCGGCGCCCCGGCCGTCTTCTGGCTCGACGAGACCCGCGCCCACGACGCGCAGCTGATCGCCAAGGTCAAGACCTACCTGGCCGACCACGACACCGACGGTCTCACCATCGAGATCCTCTCCCCGGTCGAGGCCACCAAGTTCTCCCTGGAGCGCATCCGCCGCGGCGAGGACACCATCTCGGTGACCGGCAACGTGCTGCGCGACTACCTGACCGACCTCTTCCCGATCCTGGAGCTGGGCACCAGCGCCAAGATGCTGTCGGTCGTCCCGCTGATGGCGGGCGGCGGCCTCTTCGAGACGGGCGCCGGCGGCTCCGCCCCGAAGCACGTCCAGCAGCTGGTCAAGGAGAACTACCTGCGCTGGGACTCCCTCGGCGAGTTCTTCGCGCTGGCCGCCTCCTTCGAGCACCTGTCCGCCACCACGGGCAACGCCCGCGCCCAGGTGCTGGCCGACACCCTCGACCGCGCCACCGGCACCTTCCTCAACGAGGACAAGTCGCCGACCCGTCGCCTCGGCGGCATCGACAACCGCGGCAGCCACTTCTACCTCGCCCTGTACTGGGCGCAGGAGCTGGCCGGCCAGAGCGACGACGCCCAGCTGGCCGCCGCCTTCGAGCCGCTTGCCAAGACGCTGGCCGAGCAGGAGGAGACCATCGTCTCCGAGCTCGTCGCCGTCCAGGGCACCCCGGCCGACATCGGCGGCTACTACCAGCCCGACCCGGTCAAGGCCGAGGCCGTGATGCGTCCCTCCGCGACGCTGAACCAGGCGCTCGCGCTCCTGGGCTGA